A single genomic interval of Salinarchaeum sp. IM2453 harbors:
- a CDS encoding D-aminoacyl-tRNA deacylase, which yields MIGIVVSQADTASAHIGEQLREICDWDTRRDQTQPEAEGGGTVYYTDSFEMRMFDEWHLELENVAERFDDPDLIVFPSRHSGETGKLLTAHHTGNFGPAEYGGMPQSFAKAAPHATKQILHELESVAPEGYDVGMECTHHGPTTVGAPSLFVEVGSDTSQWEDPAAAKAVAKAILQLEGVSPQSERQVVGIGGGHYAPRFTRIVKETDWAVGHIAANWSLDDLKGGTDTLSKIFDQSDTEYVVFDGEHPNLRSRLEDRGYTPLSETWIRETTDVPLSVVAEVESTLGSTDSGTRFGTQAAKVRPDDIEYLSLPTDLIDTIQGIDRERTLGLLDTHCVGYTTAENGNRARSDIAINTTEPRHGDTVVPAALISDIEDVLVEKYDTVTVEQTRIQVESSEFDPQKAQTFGVPEGPAFGKLASGQSVEVDGRTIPPEEVSTKTTTTFELPANS from the coding sequence GTGATTGGGATTGTCGTCAGCCAGGCCGACACTGCATCAGCTCACATCGGCGAACAACTTCGCGAGATATGTGACTGGGACACTCGGCGTGATCAGACACAGCCGGAGGCAGAGGGCGGGGGGACGGTTTACTATACTGATTCATTCGAGATGCGGATGTTTGATGAGTGGCACCTTGAGCTTGAGAATGTCGCAGAACGATTTGATGATCCAGATCTCATTGTCTTTCCGTCCCGGCATTCTGGAGAAACAGGAAAGCTACTTACAGCACATCACACCGGAAACTTTGGACCAGCAGAGTACGGTGGCATGCCACAGTCCTTTGCCAAAGCTGCACCACATGCAACCAAACAAATACTGCACGAACTGGAGTCGGTGGCTCCAGAAGGCTACGATGTTGGCATGGAGTGTACACACCATGGACCGACAACGGTTGGAGCACCATCTCTGTTTGTTGAAGTTGGCAGTGACACATCGCAATGGGAAGATCCGGCAGCGGCAAAAGCAGTAGCGAAGGCAATTCTGCAACTGGAGGGTGTTTCACCACAGTCAGAACGACAAGTGGTCGGTATCGGCGGCGGTCACTATGCGCCCCGATTCACACGGATCGTCAAGGAAACTGACTGGGCTGTGGGGCATATTGCTGCAAACTGGTCGCTAGACGATCTCAAAGGCGGTACTGACACGCTCAGCAAAATCTTCGACCAGAGTGACACTGAGTATGTTGTGTTTGATGGTGAGCACCCAAATCTCCGTTCCCGACTTGAGGATCGTGGGTATACTCCGCTCAGTGAAACGTGGATCAGAGAAACAACTGACGTGCCATTGTCAGTAGTGGCGGAGGTCGAATCAACATTAGGTAGCACTGATTCTGGCACTCGATTTGGAACACAAGCTGCGAAGGTCCGCCCCGACGATATTGAGTATCTATCCTTGCCAACCGATCTTATCGACACAATACAAGGCATTGATCGTGAGAGGACTCTTGGGCTACTCGACACACACTGTGTTGGATATACAACAGCCGAGAATGGGAACCGCGCCCGCTCCGATATTGCAATTAACACAACTGAACCTCGACATGGTGACACTGTGGTGCCGGCCGCATTAATCTCTGACATTGAAGACGTACTCGTCGAGAAATACGACACGGTTACTGTAGAACAAACACGCATTCAGGTAGAATCGTCAGAATTTGACCCACAGAAAGCCCAAACATTCGGCGTTCCTGAAGGCCCAGCGTTTGGCAAATTAGCGAGCGGACAATCTGTTGAAGTTGATGGCCGGACAATCCCTCCCGAAGAAGTTTCGACCAAGACAACAACAACGTTCGAACTTCCAGCCAACAGCTAG
- the psmB gene encoding archaeal proteasome endopeptidase complex subunit beta has translation MRQPRFDSQISQRMGGQQPDDSMTDPFSPEIGSRPKNDYTMEDLQNVNKTGTTTIGITTEDGVIIATDQRASLAGRFVSNKNVQKVEQIHPTAALTLVGSVGGAQSFISTLRAEANLYETRRGEHMSMEALSTLAGNFARGGPFFMINPILGGVDDEGAHVYSIDPAGGVMEDDYTVTGSGMQLAHGTLEQQYEEGMSNEEAKTVAARGIQSAAERDTGSGNGVYLAEITEEGVEIHGHEEYSDVV, from the coding sequence ATGCGACAACCACGATTTGACTCACAAATCTCTCAGCGCATGGGCGGACAACAGCCGGACGATTCCATGACTGATCCTTTTTCTCCGGAAATTGGATCCCGGCCAAAGAATGACTACACGATGGAAGATCTCCAGAATGTGAACAAAACGGGAACTACTACAATTGGTATTACGACTGAAGACGGCGTTATCATTGCAACGGACCAGCGAGCCAGTCTTGCTGGACGATTTGTCTCGAACAAAAACGTTCAGAAGGTTGAACAAATTCATCCAACTGCTGCCCTCACACTTGTTGGTTCTGTCGGTGGAGCACAATCCTTTATTTCGACACTCCGCGCTGAAGCGAATCTGTATGAAACGCGACGTGGCGAGCACATGAGCATGGAAGCGCTCTCAACACTTGCAGGTAACTTCGCACGCGGCGGGCCATTCTTCATGATCAACCCAATCCTTGGTGGTGTCGATGATGAGGGTGCTCACGTTTACAGTATTGACCCAGCTGGCGGTGTAATGGAAGATGACTACACCGTAACTGGATCAGGCATGCAGCTTGCACACGGAACACTTGAGCAGCAATACGAAGAAGGCATGTCAAACGAAGAAGCAAAAACTGTTGCTGCTCGCGGTATTCAAAGCGCAGCAGAACGAGACACTGGATCTGGAAACGGTGTCTACCTTGCTGAGATCACCGAAGAAGGCGTCGAGATTCACGGACACGAAGAATACAGCGACGTCGTATAA
- a CDS encoding HD domain-containing protein, translating into MKTIKDSVHGHIDVQGVARDLLDSSAVQRLRRIRQLGTVSLVYPSANHTRFEHSIGVYHLVDRSLSHLPIHDQRAETLRAAGLLHDIGHAPFSHNIEDVLERHIGKSHDEVADIINGTDIERILKEHDISPTEVINLIVGDGQFSDLISGELDVDRMDYLVRDAHHTGVPYGTIDHERLVRALTFENGSLVLSEGNVQTAESLLIARALMNPTVYNHHVARISKSILRQATDQLIETTDITADEVRRMDDPALRTALRNHAPTEAYANRLDTRTLFKRALWAELSDVPTDVREADHAQQQQWEQQIADRAGVAETDVIIDIPDRPSIKESGSQVIVNGEIRPLERESPLVEALREVQTSQWRLGVYAPADVRERIGRKAADVLGIDIETLINDIRGYPATLDDFRQ; encoded by the coding sequence GTGAAAACGATCAAGGATAGCGTACATGGGCACATTGATGTTCAGGGTGTTGCACGGGACCTGCTGGATTCGTCAGCAGTACAGCGACTGCGGCGTATTCGACAGCTTGGGACTGTTTCACTGGTATATCCATCCGCAAATCATACACGCTTTGAGCATAGTATCGGCGTGTATCATCTTGTTGACCGATCGCTGTCACATCTGCCAATCCATGACCAACGTGCCGAAACATTACGCGCTGCTGGGCTACTGCATGATATCGGTCATGCACCATTTAGTCATAATATCGAAGATGTTCTTGAACGACATATCGGCAAATCCCACGATGAAGTGGCAGACATCATCAACGGAACGGACATCGAACGGATACTCAAAGAACACGATATCTCACCGACTGAAGTCATTAACCTAATCGTTGGAGATGGCCAATTCAGCGATCTGATCTCTGGAGAACTGGATGTTGATCGGATGGACTATTTGGTCCGTGACGCCCATCACACCGGTGTTCCATATGGCACAATTGACCATGAGCGGCTGGTCCGAGCCTTGACTTTTGAAAATGGGTCACTGGTTCTCTCAGAAGGCAACGTACAGACCGCAGAAAGCCTACTTATTGCCCGGGCGTTGATGAACCCGACTGTGTACAATCATCACGTTGCCAGGATCAGTAAATCGATCCTCCGTCAAGCTACTGACCAACTAATAGAGACAACTGATATTACTGCTGACGAAGTTCGCCGGATGGACGACCCTGCTCTGCGAACAGCCCTTCGTAATCATGCACCGACGGAAGCGTATGCCAACCGGCTTGATACACGAACCCTCTTCAAGCGTGCACTGTGGGCAGAACTCTCTGATGTCCCAACTGATGTGCGCGAGGCTGACCACGCACAGCAGCAACAGTGGGAACAACAAATTGCTGATCGAGCGGGCGTCGCGGAAACGGATGTGATTATTGATATCCCTGACCGACCAAGCATCAAAGAAAGTGGCTCACAGGTGATTGTCAACGGTGAAATACGGCCACTTGAACGAGAATCACCGCTGGTCGAAGCACTACGAGAAGTCCAGACATCTCAGTGGCGTCTTGGGGTGTACGCACCGGCTGATGTACGTGAACGCATCGGCCGGAAAGCAGCAGACGTACTCGGTATCGATATCGAGACGCTCATCAATGACATTCGTGGCTATCCTGCAACATTAGATGATTTCCGACAGTAA
- a CDS encoding biotin--[acetyl-CoA-carboxylase] ligase — translation MTDTRKEILLALATEAQTGPALAEQLDISRAAVWKHIEALREQGFTIDSAPSGYTLAGTPEFGGLVVEYQLDAPFTVVYEDSVTSTNNRARELAAEGKEQMVVLADEQTTGKGRLDRGWSSPSGGIWMSILLRPDLPPVHTPRLTLAAAVAVTEAARERGVDAGIKWPNDVLVGDSEEKLSGILTEMEGEADRVSWVAIGIGINANIGAEDLPEGATSLQEQIGTVDRAAFTRDVLDRFYELYQHPDQITARWREYAVTLDRPVRIQQPGTEVTGRAVDIEENGALLIETEDETISVSAGDCEHLRQQ, via the coding sequence ATGACTGATACCCGGAAGGAAATTCTTCTTGCACTGGCAACAGAGGCCCAAACGGGACCGGCATTAGCTGAGCAACTGGATATCTCTCGAGCCGCCGTTTGGAAGCATATCGAAGCACTGCGGGAACAAGGATTTACGATTGATTCAGCGCCTTCTGGATACACACTTGCGGGTACCCCAGAGTTTGGCGGACTGGTTGTCGAGTATCAACTTGACGCACCATTTACTGTTGTATATGAAGATTCGGTAACCAGCACTAACAACCGAGCTCGGGAGTTGGCAGCTGAGGGAAAAGAGCAGATGGTTGTACTTGCTGATGAGCAGACAACTGGAAAGGGACGGCTTGATAGAGGGTGGTCATCTCCATCTGGAGGAATCTGGATGTCAATATTACTTCGGCCAGATCTTCCGCCAGTACATACGCCTCGACTGACACTGGCTGCTGCAGTTGCAGTTACAGAGGCAGCACGTGAACGCGGGGTTGATGCGGGGATTAAGTGGCCGAATGATGTGTTGGTCGGAGACAGTGAAGAAAAATTGAGTGGTATCCTTACCGAGATGGAAGGAGAGGCTGATCGAGTGTCATGGGTTGCAATTGGTATCGGTATCAATGCAAACATCGGAGCTGAGGATCTTCCTGAGGGGGCAACAAGCCTGCAAGAGCAGATTGGGACAGTTGATAGAGCCGCGTTTACCCGGGATGTGCTTGATCGATTCTATGAACTGTATCAACATCCTGACCAGATCACCGCACGGTGGCGCGAGTATGCAGTGACGCTTGATCGGCCAGTTCGCATACAGCAGCCAGGAACAGAAGTTACGGGGCGGGCAGTCGATATCGAAGAAAATGGAGCACTGCTGATCGAAACAGAAGATGAGACAATATCGGTGAGCGCCGGAGACTGTGAACACTTACGACAGCAGTAG
- a CDS encoding tyrosine--tRNA ligase produces the protein MGTYELITRNAVEAITEEEVQEIAEDPDGKKAYVGYEPSGVLHIGHLLTANKLIELQEAGMDIVVLLADVHAYLNGKGTLEEIDAIAKQMREQFLAYGLDEDNVEFVYGSSFQLSEGYMLDLHEMAVSTSLNRAQRAMAELQSDETAKVSHVMYPLMQALDIEYLDVDLAVGGLDQRKVHMLAREELPSVGYESPPCLHTPILADLETGVGKMSSSDGVTISMEETTEDIEEIVNSAYCPPTRDPEPDDDGNERENPVLQLFQYHIFPRFDSVTVERPDQYGGNVTYESYEALAEALESGELHPADAKSTLATYLDELIEPGRQRLNEIRDE, from the coding sequence ATGGGCACGTATGAGCTGATTACTCGGAATGCCGTTGAAGCGATCACGGAGGAGGAGGTTCAGGAAATAGCTGAGGATCCAGATGGGAAAAAGGCGTATGTCGGGTACGAGCCCTCAGGAGTTCTGCATATTGGCCACCTGCTGACTGCAAACAAGCTGATCGAATTGCAAGAGGCCGGAATGGACATTGTCGTTTTACTTGCTGATGTTCATGCATACCTGAATGGCAAAGGAACGCTTGAGGAAATTGATGCTATTGCCAAGCAAATGCGCGAACAGTTTTTGGCATACGGACTGGATGAAGACAACGTCGAATTTGTCTATGGATCATCATTCCAACTCTCTGAAGGGTACATGCTTGATCTCCATGAGATGGCAGTTTCAACATCGCTTAATCGCGCACAGCGAGCGATGGCCGAGCTTCAGAGCGATGAAACTGCAAAGGTCTCTCACGTAATGTACCCGCTTATGCAGGCACTGGATATCGAGTATCTGGATGTCGATCTAGCCGTTGGCGGCCTTGACCAGCGAAAGGTCCATATGCTCGCCAGAGAAGAACTGCCGTCAGTCGGCTATGAATCACCACCATGTCTGCATACTCCAATTCTTGCTGACTTGGAGACGGGCGTTGGCAAGATGTCCTCCTCGGATGGCGTTACAATCTCGATGGAAGAAACAACCGAAGATATTGAAGAGATCGTCAACAGTGCATATTGTCCACCAACGCGGGACCCAGAACCAGATGATGATGGGAACGAACGGGAGAATCCTGTACTCCAACTCTTCCAGTATCATATCTTCCCACGGTTTGATTCGGTTACCGTTGAGCGACCGGACCAGTATGGTGGCAATGTGACCTACGAATCCTATGAGGCACTGGCAGAGGCACTTGAGTCTGGAGAACTGCATCCAGCAGATGCCAAATCAACGCTTGCAACATATCTCGATGAACTAATTGAACCCGGCCGTCAACGTCTCAACGAAATCCGAGACGAATAA
- a CDS encoding cryptochrome/photolyase family protein, producing the protein MTQAGDADGVLVLGNQLTTQVGPLADRDADVPVVMVESKAAGRRVPYHPHRLALVYSAMRHFRERLVSRGYDVHYIKADTMKAGLSKVFTTTDVDSLVTMSPPKHGDKAELADAADAAGGELSFVTNEQFIISPSLFDEWMDDPPYRHETFYRKVREHTGYLMDDGNPVGGEWNYDDENQKTPPKGYQPSKPPTYEPDEITNDVLEMIDAEFDGSYEAPPYGGNWADPEPFHWPVTREQALDALDTFIETRLSDFGPYQDAMVQDEPLMNHSLLSPLLHLGLLQPEEVTERAINAYHNDDDVPLNSVEGFIRQIIGWREFVRHIYRRTMPELVTENQLQATRPLPDSFWTGETDMECLADVVEGVRKRGYAHHIERLMIVANFATLAGINPAALNRWFEAGFVDGFHWASTPNVVGMGTYGSGVMSTKPYVSSANYVNKMSDYCSDCKYDKDATTGINACPFNTLYWNFLAEHEDRLRSNHRMGLVYSHLDRKSDEEITEIQSQANEYLEQLDNSAL; encoded by the coding sequence ATGACTCAAGCAGGTGATGCTGATGGAGTCTTGGTTCTTGGAAATCAGCTAACAACGCAAGTAGGACCACTTGCTGATCGTGATGCTGATGTTCCAGTTGTAATGGTTGAATCAAAAGCGGCTGGTCGGCGCGTTCCATATCATCCGCATCGACTGGCGCTTGTCTACAGTGCGATGCGACACTTCAGAGAGCGGTTAGTGTCGCGTGGCTATGATGTCCACTATATCAAAGCCGATACCATGAAAGCGGGTCTATCGAAGGTATTCACGACAACGGATGTCGATTCACTTGTGACGATGTCCCCTCCGAAGCACGGTGATAAAGCAGAACTTGCTGATGCTGCCGACGCTGCTGGTGGTGAACTTTCTTTTGTTACCAACGAGCAGTTTATCATCTCTCCCTCGCTGTTTGACGAGTGGATGGACGACCCTCCGTACCGTCACGAAACGTTTTATCGGAAGGTACGAGAGCATACCGGCTATCTGATGGACGATGGCAATCCGGTTGGTGGTGAGTGGAATTATGATGATGAAAATCAGAAGACGCCACCAAAGGGATATCAGCCGTCGAAACCACCCACATACGAACCAGACGAAATTACCAATGACGTTCTGGAAATGATTGATGCAGAGTTTGATGGCAGTTACGAAGCGCCACCGTACGGTGGTAACTGGGCAGATCCAGAGCCGTTCCATTGGCCGGTTACCCGCGAACAAGCCCTTGATGCGCTTGATACCTTCATTGAAACCCGTCTTTCGGACTTTGGTCCATATCAGGATGCCATGGTTCAAGACGAGCCATTAATGAATCACTCGCTGTTATCACCGTTGCTCCACCTTGGGTTATTGCAACCTGAGGAAGTAACAGAGCGGGCAATTAATGCTTATCATAACGACGACGATGTCCCACTAAACAGCGTTGAGGGCTTTATTCGGCAAATCATTGGCTGGCGAGAGTTTGTCCGACATATCTATCGACGGACAATGCCTGAGCTTGTCACCGAGAACCAGCTTCAGGCAACCCGACCGCTACCCGATAGCTTCTGGACTGGTGAAACGGATATGGAATGTCTTGCTGATGTCGTTGAGGGCGTTCGAAAACGTGGCTATGCCCATCACATTGAGCGGCTGATGATCGTTGCGAATTTTGCGACGCTGGCAGGCATCAATCCAGCTGCATTGAATCGCTGGTTTGAAGCCGGCTTTGTTGATGGGTTTCACTGGGCGTCGACGCCAAATGTTGTGGGTATGGGAACGTACGGATCTGGTGTCATGTCTACGAAGCCGTACGTATCCAGTGCCAATTACGTTAACAAGATGAGCGATTACTGCTCTGATTGTAAGTACGACAAAGACGCGACAACTGGCATCAATGCCTGTCCGTTTAACACGCTGTACTGGAATTTCTTAGCTGAACACGAAGACCGACTGCGTTCAAATCACCGCATGGGGCTTGTCTATAGCCACCTTGATCGGAAGTCGGATGAGGAAATTACAGAGATTCAGTCACAAGCAAATGAGTATTTAGAGCAACTTGATAACTCGGCGCTGTAG
- a CDS encoding PIN domain-containing protein, translated as MRILDANFLIDYLNGHPAAETYYESNQGDTNLWIMPAPAYAEVIVGIGNLPSSDVEEAIDALSWGEVYEVNRDLSVEAGRIADEIGPQGPYLDGVDALVAAVGRKFNAPVVSADSDLTHEKTKQCIEVEEYR; from the coding sequence ATGAGGATACTTGATGCGAATTTTCTCATCGACTACTTGAACGGTCACCCTGCCGCAGAAACGTACTACGAATCGAATCAGGGTGACACGAATCTGTGGATAATGCCGGCACCTGCCTACGCAGAAGTTATCGTTGGTATAGGAAATCTCCCATCCAGCGATGTTGAAGAGGCAATTGACGCGCTATCATGGGGTGAGGTTTACGAAGTCAATCGAGATCTGTCAGTAGAAGCCGGGCGGATTGCTGACGAGATCGGACCCCAAGGACCGTATCTTGATGGCGTTGACGCACTCGTTGCTGCAGTCGGCCGAAAATTCAACGCACCAGTTGTATCGGCAGACAGCGATCTCACGCATGAGAAAACTAAACAGTGTATCGAAGTCGAAGAATATCGTTAA
- a CDS encoding antitoxin VapB family protein, which produces MGTADEQIRVSTRVKRQLEQRQREDESYNDVLERVLEEDTESDFYDGFGILSDEDAARIREQQKESKKGRKERMRQLDKDI; this is translated from the coding sequence ATGGGAACTGCAGATGAGCAAATCCGGGTAAGCACCCGAGTGAAGCGACAGCTTGAACAGCGGCAGCGTGAGGACGAATCGTACAACGATGTGCTCGAACGAGTACTTGAAGAGGATACTGAGAGCGATTTCTACGACGGCTTCGGGATACTCTCTGATGAGGATGCTGCTCGGATCAGAGAACAGCAAAAAGAATCCAAAAAGGGGCGAAAGGAGCGAATGCGACAGTTGGACAAGGACATATGA
- a CDS encoding AbrB/MazE/SpoVT family DNA-binding domain-containing protein, with protein sequence MSSGSVDSESKVSGNQANIPAYIRRELDIDDGDKLRWHIEDDDTLWVHVVQQRTGTFSDFDGYDGDEETVVTEDHDAWGVGDN encoded by the coding sequence ATGAGTAGTGGGAGCGTTGACTCCGAGAGCAAGGTGTCAGGGAACCAGGCGAACATTCCCGCCTATATCCGCCGGGAGCTCGATATCGACGACGGCGACAAACTGCGCTGGCACATTGAGGACGACGACACGCTCTGGGTCCATGTCGTTCAGCAACGGACCGGTACATTCAGTGACTTCGACGGCTACGACGGTGACGAAGAGACAGTGGTTACAGAGGACCACGACGCGTGGGGCGTTGGCGACAACTAG
- a CDS encoding helix-turn-helix domain-containing protein produces the protein MTRSAYHILEALAEVDTLEVQSPSVIAYNLDYRQATVSRKLKELSEHGLVEKIEDGRYRITDTGKDFMQGNISPETLE, from the coding sequence ATGACAAGAAGTGCATATCATATTTTGGAAGCGCTAGCAGAAGTCGACACTTTGGAGGTTCAATCACCTTCTGTGATAGCGTATAATCTTGATTACCGACAGGCAACTGTTTCGCGTAAACTAAAAGAGCTTAGCGAACATGGCCTTGTCGAGAAAATTGAAGATGGACGATACCGGATCACCGATACTGGAAAGGACTTTATGCAGGGCAACATCAGTCCGGAAACACTCGAATAA
- a CDS encoding bifunctional 2-polyprenyl-6-hydroxyphenol methylase/3-demethylubiquinol 3-O-methyltransferase UbiG: MESDEVRQHWATREGKYSPEYYADIGPNEVSRTLADILDHYVDQNAAILEIGCGSGRHLEHLRRQGFRNLAGIDINEEAFDVMAQYYPNLFDSGEFESGAVEQLLPTIEDDAFDVVYSVETLQHIPPEETDCFEELPRITRDLLITAENEGNGPNRGRTDYTFVQDEFPLFYRDWKGIFSDLGMAQLLREPTNRDTIRVFRTL, encoded by the coding sequence ATGGAGTCCGACGAGGTCCGACAACACTGGGCTACCCGTGAGGGAAAGTATTCCCCGGAATATTACGCTGATATTGGCCCGAATGAGGTGAGCCGGACACTCGCAGATATTTTGGACCACTATGTCGACCAGAATGCGGCGATCCTCGAGATCGGCTGTGGATCAGGTCGCCACCTCGAACACCTTCGCCGACAAGGGTTTCGTAACCTTGCTGGAATCGATATCAACGAGGAGGCCTTTGACGTTATGGCCCAGTACTATCCAAACCTCTTTGATTCAGGAGAGTTTGAGTCCGGAGCTGTCGAGCAATTGTTGCCAACGATTGAAGACGATGCGTTTGATGTGGTCTATTCTGTTGAAACGCTTCAGCATATCCCACCAGAAGAAACTGACTGCTTTGAAGAACTCCCCCGGATTACCCGTGATTTGCTGATTACAGCAGAGAACGAAGGCAATGGTCCCAACCGTGGTCGGACTGACTACACCTTTGTCCAAGATGAGTTCCCGCTGTTTTACCGCGACTGGAAAGGTATTTTTAGCGACCTTGGAATGGCACAACTGCTTCGTGAGCCGACAAACCGAGATACCATCCGTGTTTTCCGGACCCTGTAG
- a CDS encoding EamA family transporter — protein sequence MDSAYLFYALLAMGAYALVPPLMRIATTGSNAIPSDVAVVISNGLLIVMALGVVWYTNQQFSEHLMSPNMVYVLAAGFFLGVGILALYHSLALGPVSVVTPIFAMFLVFSSVIGFFVLGEDFTARKGLGILFAVLAIYLVSGV from the coding sequence ATGGATTCTGCTTACCTCTTTTATGCGCTTCTTGCGATGGGAGCATACGCACTTGTTCCACCACTCATGCGCATTGCTACGACTGGATCAAATGCGATCCCAAGTGACGTTGCTGTTGTCATTTCAAATGGCCTGCTCATCGTGATGGCACTTGGCGTGGTGTGGTATACAAATCAGCAATTTTCCGAACATCTAATGTCGCCAAATATGGTATATGTACTCGCAGCAGGCTTCTTCTTGGGTGTTGGAATTCTTGCCTTGTATCATTCGCTGGCACTTGGACCTGTCAGTGTTGTCACTCCTATCTTCGCAATGTTCCTTGTGTTTTCCTCAGTTATTGGGTTTTTCGTACTTGGAGAGGATTTCACTGCACGGAAGGGACTTGGTATTCTTTTTGCTGTTCTTGCTATTTATCTCGTGTCTGGTGTTTGA